Proteins co-encoded in one Accipiter gentilis chromosome 5, bAccGen1.1, whole genome shotgun sequence genomic window:
- the USP2 gene encoding ubiquitin carboxyl-terminal hydrolase 2 isoform X2, whose amino-acid sequence MRDSYTVTLPEEPPALPDLHKDLRPRTSMPGSLLVSTFVGLVLNKTKSSKAVQGLTGLRNLGNTCFMNSILQCLSNTKELRDYCLQNQYLRDLNNNSRMRTALMSEFAKLIQLLWTSSPNDSVSPSEFKTQIQRYAPRFVGYNQQDAQEFLRFLLDGLHSEVNRVLVRPRASTDTLDHLPDDEKSRQMWRRYQEREDSRIGDLFVGQLKSSLTCSECGYCSTAFDPFWDLSLPIPKKGYGEVTLMDCLRLFTKEDVLDGDEKPTCCRCKARTRCTKKFSIQKFPKILVLHLKRFSEARIRTSKLTTFVNFQLKDLDLREFASQSCNHAVYNLYAVSNHSGTTMGGHYTAYCKSPVSSEWHSFNDSRVTPMSSSHVRSSDAYLLFYELASPSSRM is encoded by the exons ATGAGGGACTCCTACACGGTGACGCTGCCCGAGGAGCCCCCCGCACTCCCCGACCTTCACAAGGACCTGCGTCCCCGCACCTCCATGCCAGGGTCCCTGCTGGTCTCCACCTTCGTCGGGCTCGTCCTCAACAAGACCAAG AGCTCCAAGGCGGTGCAGGGACTGACCGGCTTGCGAAACCTCGGCAATACG TGCTTCATGAACTCCATCCTGCAGTGCCTGAGCAACACCAAGGAGCTGCGGGATTACTGCCTGCAGAACCAGTACCTGCGGGACCTCAACAACAACAGCCGCATGCGCACTGCACTCATGTCAG AGTTTGCAAAGCTGATTCAGCTGCTCTGGACCTCGTCCCCCAATGACAGCGTGAGCCCCTCCGAGTTCAAGACACAGATCCAGAGATATGCTCCCCGCTTTGTTGGCTACAA CCAGCAGGATGCACAGGAGTTCCTGCGGTTCCTCCTTGATGGGCTGCACAGTGAGGTGAACCGTGTGCTGGTGCGGCCACGGGCCAGCACGGACACCCTGGACCACCTCCC TGACGATGAGAAGAGCCGCCAGATGTGGAGGAGGTACCAGGAGAGGGAGGACAGCCGCATTGGCG ACCTCTTTGTTGGGCAGCTGAAGAGTTCGCTGACCTGCAGTGAGTGCGGCTACTGCTCCACAGCCTTTGACCCCTTCTGGGACCTGTCCCTGCCCATCCCCAAG AAAGGCTACGGGGAGGTCACCCTCATGGACTGCCTACGGCTCTTCACCAAAGAGGATGTGCTGGATGGAGACGAGAAACCG ACATGTTGTCGGTGCAAAGCCAGGACAAGGTGCACAAAGAAATTCAGCATCCAGAAGTTCCCCAAGATCCTGGTGCTTC ACCTGAAGCGATTCTCAGAGGCCAGGATACGAACAAGCAAGCTCACCACCTTCGTCAACTTCCAGCTGAAGGACCTGGACCTTCGGGAGTTTGCCTCGCAGAGCTGCA ACCACGCCGTTTACAACCTCTACGCCGTCTCCAACCACTCGGGCACCACCATGGGGGGACACTACACTGCCTACTGCAAGAGCCCTGTCTCCAGCGAGTGGCACAGTTTCAACGACTCCCG TGTTACCCCAATGTCATCCAGCCACGTCCGCAGCAGCGATGCCTACCTGCTCTTCTACGAGCTGGCCAGCCCGTCCTCCCGCATGTAG
- the MFRP gene encoding membrane frizzled-related protein isoform X3, which yields MKDFTEITVCPEALDHSKTEFCNPVFEGEEPQAAPSTEHLPDGDGTSSASPRDGLGRQLWGQAGWRYRTDCKFTWLCVALMSAILLFLIALLLGIVIHPTRCSSRSPACPWRCRHHYSTHPKGPPGPQDCCHSNPELAAYSWHGSTGSVGAPGFSARYRAVAPSEKSCAWDEHFCDQGLCLHLGFVCDGFHDCTDKSDEANCSLKHKECGGPLTTLEGHFSTPSHPQPYPHQQLCLWQISVPVGHVIDLHFHNFSLESHEDCSFDFVEVHDSAGTGAASLMGRFCGHQLPPTLTSSRHVMTVLFVADEGVADNGFFATYQAHNATEKTCSPAEFSCGNGECQALESVCDGWHDCPDGTDELNCTGVSYPAFGSVCEPVDVEMCLGLGYNATSFPNIWLAIPDQEGAAEVLQDYQTLMELACYQHLRLLICSLFVPKCTPDGGVLQPCRAVCLAAELRCQQSLGLLGILWPINCNILPDSNDPVECFQP from the exons ATGAAAGACTTCACCGAAATCACGGTTTGCCCTGAGGCTCTGGACCACAGCAAG ACTGAGTTCTGCAACCCTGTCTTTGAGGGCGAGGAGCCCCAGGCAGCGCCAAGCACCGAGCACCTGCCAGATGGGGACGGGACCAGCTCTGCATCACCCCGGGACGGCCTCG GCCGGCAGCTCTGGGGCCAGGCGGGCTGGCGGTACCGCACCGACTGCAAGTTCACCTGGCTCTGCGTGGCTCTGATGAGtgccatcctcctcttcctcatcgcCCTCCTGCTGGGCATTGTCATCCACC CCACCCGGTGCTCCAgccgcagccctgcctgcccatggCGCTGCCGCCATCACTACAGCACCCATCCGAAGGGACCCCCCGGCCCCCAAGACTGCTGCCACTCCAACCCAGAGCTGGCTGCCTACAGCTGGCACGGCAGCACCGG CAGCGTGGGTGCCCCAGGCTTCAGCGCCCGCTACCGCGCCGTGGCTCCCAGTGAGA AGAGCTGTGCCTGGGATGAGCACTTTTGTGACCAGGGGCTCTGCCTCCACCTGGGCTTCGTCTGCGACGGCTTCCACGACTGCACGGACAAGAGCGATGAGGCCAACTGCAGCCTGAAACACAAAG agTGCGGGGGGCCGCTGACCACCTTGGAGGGGCACTTCTCCACCCCGAGCCATCCCCAGCCATACCCACACCAGCAG ctgtGCCTCTGGCAGATCTCGGTGCCCGTGGGCCACGTCATCGACCTACACTTCCACAACTTCAGCCTGGAGTCACACGAGGACTGCAGCTTCGACTTCGTGGAGGTGCACGACAGCGCAGGCACGGGGGCTGCCAGCCTCATGGGCAG GTTCTGCGGCCACCAGCTGCCACCCACCCTGACCTCCTCACGCCATGTCATGACTGTCCTCTTCGTGGCGGACGAGGGAGTAGCAGACAACGGGTTCTTCGCCACCTACCAAGCCCACAATGCCACAGAGA AGACCTGTAGCCCCGCAGAGTTCTCCTGTGGAAATGGCGAGTGCCAGGCGCTGGAGTCTGTGTGTGATGGCTGGCATGACTGCCCTGATGGCACCGATGAGCTGAACTGCACTGGTGTCTCCTACCCAGCCTTTG GGTCTGTCTGTGAGCCTGTGGACGTGGAGATGTGCCTGGGGCTAGGCTACAATGCCACCTCCTTCCCCAACATCTGGCTGGCCATCCCGGACCAGGAGGGAGCCGCCGAGGTGCTGCAGGACTACCAG ACACTGATGGAGCTCGCCTGCTACCAGCACCTCCGCCTCCTCATCTGCAGCCTCTTCGTGCCCAAGTGCACCCCAGATGGGGGTGTCCTGCAGCCCTGCCGAGCCGTGTGCCTGGCTGCCGAGCTGCGGTGCCAGCAGTCCCTTGGCCTCCTCGGCATCCTCTGGCCCATCAACTGCAACATCCTGCCCGACTCCAACGACCCCGTAGAGTGCTTCCAGCCCTGA
- the MFRP gene encoding membrane frizzled-related protein isoform X2, translated as MKDFTEITVCPEALDHSKTEFCNPVFEGEEPQAAPSTEHLPDGDGTSSASPRDGLGRQLWGQAGWRYRTDCKFTWLCVALMSAILLFLIALLLGIVIHQLTSPQPPGAPAAALPAHGAAAITTAPIRRDPPAPKTAATPTQSWLPTAGTAAPACGGTLRGPEGSFSSPNYPGPYPPDALCIWRIEVGPGLAIQLKMETFSVEGTASCLFDRVELYEEQGAGGTDPAPARGGPSRFCGNVAPPTFNTNSNHLRVTFVSDSSVGAPGFSARYRAVAPSEKSCAWDEHFCDQGLCLHLGFVCDGFHDCTDKSDEANCSLKHKECGGPLTTLEGHFSTPSHPQPYPHQQISVPVGHVIDLHFHNFSLESHEDCSFDFVEVHDSAGTGAASLMGRFCGHQLPPTLTSSRHVMTVLFVADEGVADNGFFATYQAHNATEKTCSPAEFSCGNGECQALESVCDGWHDCPDGTDELNCTGVSYPAFGSVCEPVDVEMCLGLGYNATSFPNIWLAIPDQEGAAEVLQDYQTLMELACYQHLRLLICSLFVPKCTPDGGVLQPCRAVCLAAELRCQQSLGLLGILWPINCNILPDSNDPVECFQP; from the exons ATGAAAGACTTCACCGAAATCACGGTTTGCCCTGAGGCTCTGGACCACAGCAAG ACTGAGTTCTGCAACCCTGTCTTTGAGGGCGAGGAGCCCCAGGCAGCGCCAAGCACCGAGCACCTGCCAGATGGGGACGGGACCAGCTCTGCATCACCCCGGGACGGCCTCG GCCGGCAGCTCTGGGGCCAGGCGGGCTGGCGGTACCGCACCGACTGCAAGTTCACCTGGCTCTGCGTGGCTCTGATGAGtgccatcctcctcttcctcatcgcCCTCCTGCTGGGCATTGTCATCCACC AGCTGACATCCCCGCAGCCACCCGGTGCTCCAgccgcagccctgcctgcccatggCGCTGCCGCCATCACTACAGCACCCATCCGAAGGGACCCCCCGGCCCCCAAGACTGCTGCCACTCCAACCCAGAGCTGGCTGCCTACAGCTGGCACGGCAGCACCGG CCTGCGGCGGGACCTTGCGGGGCCCCGAGGGCTCCTTCAGCTCTCCCAACTACCCTGGCCCCTACCCACCCGACGCACTCTGCATCTGGCGCATCGAGGTGGGCCCTGGCCTCGCCATCCAGCTGAAGATGGAGACGTTCAGCGTGGAGGGCACTGCCTCCTGCCTGTTTGACCGTGTGGAGCTCTACGAAGAGCAGGGGGCCGGTGGCACGGATCCTGCCCCGGCTCGGGGGGGCCCATCCAG ATTTTGCGGCAATGTGGCCCCTCCGACCTTCAACACCAACTCCAACCACCTGCGTGTCACCTTTGTCTCCGACAGCAGCGTGGGTGCCCCAGGCTTCAGCGCCCGCTACCGCGCCGTGGCTCCCAGTGAGA AGAGCTGTGCCTGGGATGAGCACTTTTGTGACCAGGGGCTCTGCCTCCACCTGGGCTTCGTCTGCGACGGCTTCCACGACTGCACGGACAAGAGCGATGAGGCCAACTGCAGCCTGAAACACAAAG agTGCGGGGGGCCGCTGACCACCTTGGAGGGGCACTTCTCCACCCCGAGCCATCCCCAGCCATACCCACACCAGCAG ATCTCGGTGCCCGTGGGCCACGTCATCGACCTACACTTCCACAACTTCAGCCTGGAGTCACACGAGGACTGCAGCTTCGACTTCGTGGAGGTGCACGACAGCGCAGGCACGGGGGCTGCCAGCCTCATGGGCAG GTTCTGCGGCCACCAGCTGCCACCCACCCTGACCTCCTCACGCCATGTCATGACTGTCCTCTTCGTGGCGGACGAGGGAGTAGCAGACAACGGGTTCTTCGCCACCTACCAAGCCCACAATGCCACAGAGA AGACCTGTAGCCCCGCAGAGTTCTCCTGTGGAAATGGCGAGTGCCAGGCGCTGGAGTCTGTGTGTGATGGCTGGCATGACTGCCCTGATGGCACCGATGAGCTGAACTGCACTGGTGTCTCCTACCCAGCCTTTG GGTCTGTCTGTGAGCCTGTGGACGTGGAGATGTGCCTGGGGCTAGGCTACAATGCCACCTCCTTCCCCAACATCTGGCTGGCCATCCCGGACCAGGAGGGAGCCGCCGAGGTGCTGCAGGACTACCAG ACACTGATGGAGCTCGCCTGCTACCAGCACCTCCGCCTCCTCATCTGCAGCCTCTTCGTGCCCAAGTGCACCCCAGATGGGGGTGTCCTGCAGCCCTGCCGAGCCGTGTGCCTGGCTGCCGAGCTGCGGTGCCAGCAGTCCCTTGGCCTCCTCGGCATCCTCTGGCCCATCAACTGCAACATCCTGCCCGACTCCAACGACCCCGTAGAGTGCTTCCAGCCCTGA
- the MFRP gene encoding membrane frizzled-related protein isoform X1, translated as MKDFTEITVCPEALDHSKTEFCNPVFEGEEPQAAPSTEHLPDGDGTSSASPRDGLGRQLWGQAGWRYRTDCKFTWLCVALMSAILLFLIALLLGIVIHQLTSPQPPGAPAAALPAHGAAAITTAPIRRDPPAPKTAATPTQSWLPTAGTAAPACGGTLRGPEGSFSSPNYPGPYPPDALCIWRIEVGPGLAIQLKMETFSVEGTASCLFDRVELYEEQGAGGTDPAPARGGPSRFCGNVAPPTFNTNSNHLRVTFVSDSSVGAPGFSARYRAVAPSEKSCAWDEHFCDQGLCLHLGFVCDGFHDCTDKSDEANCSLKHKECGGPLTTLEGHFSTPSHPQPYPHQQLCLWQISVPVGHVIDLHFHNFSLESHEDCSFDFVEVHDSAGTGAASLMGRFCGHQLPPTLTSSRHVMTVLFVADEGVADNGFFATYQAHNATEKTCSPAEFSCGNGECQALESVCDGWHDCPDGTDELNCTGVSYPAFGSVCEPVDVEMCLGLGYNATSFPNIWLAIPDQEGAAEVLQDYQTLMELACYQHLRLLICSLFVPKCTPDGGVLQPCRAVCLAAELRCQQSLGLLGILWPINCNILPDSNDPVECFQP; from the exons ATGAAAGACTTCACCGAAATCACGGTTTGCCCTGAGGCTCTGGACCACAGCAAG ACTGAGTTCTGCAACCCTGTCTTTGAGGGCGAGGAGCCCCAGGCAGCGCCAAGCACCGAGCACCTGCCAGATGGGGACGGGACCAGCTCTGCATCACCCCGGGACGGCCTCG GCCGGCAGCTCTGGGGCCAGGCGGGCTGGCGGTACCGCACCGACTGCAAGTTCACCTGGCTCTGCGTGGCTCTGATGAGtgccatcctcctcttcctcatcgcCCTCCTGCTGGGCATTGTCATCCACC AGCTGACATCCCCGCAGCCACCCGGTGCTCCAgccgcagccctgcctgcccatggCGCTGCCGCCATCACTACAGCACCCATCCGAAGGGACCCCCCGGCCCCCAAGACTGCTGCCACTCCAACCCAGAGCTGGCTGCCTACAGCTGGCACGGCAGCACCGG CCTGCGGCGGGACCTTGCGGGGCCCCGAGGGCTCCTTCAGCTCTCCCAACTACCCTGGCCCCTACCCACCCGACGCACTCTGCATCTGGCGCATCGAGGTGGGCCCTGGCCTCGCCATCCAGCTGAAGATGGAGACGTTCAGCGTGGAGGGCACTGCCTCCTGCCTGTTTGACCGTGTGGAGCTCTACGAAGAGCAGGGGGCCGGTGGCACGGATCCTGCCCCGGCTCGGGGGGGCCCATCCAG ATTTTGCGGCAATGTGGCCCCTCCGACCTTCAACACCAACTCCAACCACCTGCGTGTCACCTTTGTCTCCGACAGCAGCGTGGGTGCCCCAGGCTTCAGCGCCCGCTACCGCGCCGTGGCTCCCAGTGAGA AGAGCTGTGCCTGGGATGAGCACTTTTGTGACCAGGGGCTCTGCCTCCACCTGGGCTTCGTCTGCGACGGCTTCCACGACTGCACGGACAAGAGCGATGAGGCCAACTGCAGCCTGAAACACAAAG agTGCGGGGGGCCGCTGACCACCTTGGAGGGGCACTTCTCCACCCCGAGCCATCCCCAGCCATACCCACACCAGCAG ctgtGCCTCTGGCAGATCTCGGTGCCCGTGGGCCACGTCATCGACCTACACTTCCACAACTTCAGCCTGGAGTCACACGAGGACTGCAGCTTCGACTTCGTGGAGGTGCACGACAGCGCAGGCACGGGGGCTGCCAGCCTCATGGGCAG GTTCTGCGGCCACCAGCTGCCACCCACCCTGACCTCCTCACGCCATGTCATGACTGTCCTCTTCGTGGCGGACGAGGGAGTAGCAGACAACGGGTTCTTCGCCACCTACCAAGCCCACAATGCCACAGAGA AGACCTGTAGCCCCGCAGAGTTCTCCTGTGGAAATGGCGAGTGCCAGGCGCTGGAGTCTGTGTGTGATGGCTGGCATGACTGCCCTGATGGCACCGATGAGCTGAACTGCACTGGTGTCTCCTACCCAGCCTTTG GGTCTGTCTGTGAGCCTGTGGACGTGGAGATGTGCCTGGGGCTAGGCTACAATGCCACCTCCTTCCCCAACATCTGGCTGGCCATCCCGGACCAGGAGGGAGCCGCCGAGGTGCTGCAGGACTACCAG ACACTGATGGAGCTCGCCTGCTACCAGCACCTCCGCCTCCTCATCTGCAGCCTCTTCGTGCCCAAGTGCACCCCAGATGGGGGTGTCCTGCAGCCCTGCCGAGCCGTGTGCCTGGCTGCCGAGCTGCGGTGCCAGCAGTCCCTTGGCCTCCTCGGCATCCTCTGGCCCATCAACTGCAACATCCTGCCCGACTCCAACGACCCCGTAGAGTGCTTCCAGCCCTGA